Proteins encoded within one genomic window of Triticum aestivum cultivar Chinese Spring chromosome 2D, IWGSC CS RefSeq v2.1, whole genome shotgun sequence:
- the LOC123054830 gene encoding protein TANC1 isoform X3, with amino-acid sequence MAPPAPFLYARNSGDGTSQDAALRAAFEGDLQRLRGTVKSLVDPRVVFSFEMGGLGVLHLAACSGHLEACKYLVEELGGDVNAPAPGVGDFAGVTPFMTSAQSGDVSTVKYLLDRGGDVTKADGQGRTVLHHAACKGSCKVTEFLLSKGVPVDIDCGRGTPLHQVATNEKDKTVKILLEHHADGGADVNRRNSLLATPLVVATGHKGYTNFVQFLLKAGADPNIPDALRLLLLQQVLQHLYGRLPVEHAARRDCREEVEMLFPLTFPIPTIPNWSVDGIILHAKFESAKPLDQSHLERTKAIMKSQADHAFRLKDYKLASKAYGVAINAAPSATLYANRSLCKLLLDDGEGALSDALRCRMLRPNWAKACYRQAAAHMLLKEYKQACDALLDAQKLDPGNTEVERELRKARELMKAPGEADK; translated from the exons ATGGCTCCGCCGGCGCCATTCCTCTACGCCCGCAACTCCGGCGACGGCACTA GCCAGGACGCGGCCCTGCGGGCGGCCTTCGAGGGCGACCTCCAGCGTCTCAGAG GTACTGTAAAGAGTCTTGTCGACCCAAGGGTGGTCTTCTCTTTCGAAATGGGTGGCCTTGGGGTGCTGCACCTCGCAGCCTGCAGTGGGCATCTTGAAGCTTGCAAGTACTTGGTGGAGGAACTGGGGGGAGATGTGAATGCTCCTGCTCCTGGAGTTGGAG ACTTTGCAGGTGTGACACCCTTTATGACATCTGCTCAGTCCGGCGATGTTTCGACTGTGAAGTATTTGCTTGATCGTGGTGGTGATGTAACTAAAGCAGATGGTCAAGGACGCACAGTTCTTCACCATGCGGCATGCAAAG GAAGCTGTAAGGTTACtgagtttctactttcaaaaggAGTACCTGTTGACATAGACTGTGGCCGTGGTACACCGCTCCATCAAGTTGCTACCAACGAAAAGGAtaaaacagtgaagattttgttGGAACACCATGCAGAT GGTGGTGCTGATGTCAATCGAAGGAACTCCCTTCTGGCTACTCCGTTGGTGGTCGCTACAGGGCACAAAGGCTATACCAACTTTGTGCAGTTTCTGTTGAAGGCAGGAGCGGATCCAAATATTCCCGATGCT CTACGGTTGCTTCTACTGCAGCAAGTGCTCCAACATCTA TATGGTAGGTTACCAGTAGAGCATGCTGCGAGACGTGACTGCAGGGAAGAAGTTGAAATGCTGTTTCCTTTGACTTTCCCAATTCCAACTATCCCAAACTGGAGTGTAGATGGAATCATCTTGCATGCAAAATTTGAAAGTGCAAAGCCGCTG GACCAAAGCCACCTTGAACGAACAAAAGCTATAATGAAGTCACAGGCAGATCATGCATTCAGGCTGAAGGACTATAAGTTGGCATCAAAAGCATATGGTGTG GCAATAAATGCAGCGCCGAGTGCAACATTGTACGCGAACAGGAGTCTTTGTAAACTGCTGTTGGATGATGGTGAAGGTGCTCTGTCAGATGCTCTCAGATGCAGAATGCTGCGACCTAACTGGGCAAAAGCTTGCTACCGTCAGGCTGCAGCTCACATGCTACTAAAa GAGTATAAACAAGCTTGTGATGCTCTCCTGGACGCTCAAAAATTAGATCCTGGAAACACAGAGGTTGAGAGAGAGCTACG GAAGGCCAGGGAATTAATGAAAGCTCCTGGTGAAGCTGACAAGTGA
- the LOC123054830 gene encoding ankyrin repeat and protein kinase domain-containing protein 1 isoform X1 — translation MAPPAPFLYARNSGDGTSQDAALRAAFEGDLQRLRGTVKSLVDPRVVFSFEMGGLGVLHLAACSGHLEACKYLVEELGGDVNAPAPGVGDFAGVTPFMTSAQSGDVSTVKYLLDRGGDVTKADGQGRTVLHHAACKGSCKVTEFLLSKGVPVDIDCGRGTPLHQVATNEKDKTVKILLEHHADPNTTVTGLGTALMGALLYRSLKCMKLLIKGGADVNRRNSLLATPLVVATGHKGYTNFVQFLLKAGADPNIPDALRLLLLQQVLQHLYGRLPVEHAARRDCREEVEMLFPLTFPIPTIPNWSVDGIILHAKFESAKPLDQSHLERTKAIMKSQADHAFRLKDYKLASKAYGVAINAAPSATLYANRSLCKLLLDDGEGALSDALRCRMLRPNWAKACYRQAAAHMLLKEYKQACDALLDAQKLDPGNTEVERELRKARELMKAPGEADK, via the exons ATGGCTCCGCCGGCGCCATTCCTCTACGCCCGCAACTCCGGCGACGGCACTA GCCAGGACGCGGCCCTGCGGGCGGCCTTCGAGGGCGACCTCCAGCGTCTCAGAG GTACTGTAAAGAGTCTTGTCGACCCAAGGGTGGTCTTCTCTTTCGAAATGGGTGGCCTTGGGGTGCTGCACCTCGCAGCCTGCAGTGGGCATCTTGAAGCTTGCAAGTACTTGGTGGAGGAACTGGGGGGAGATGTGAATGCTCCTGCTCCTGGAGTTGGAG ACTTTGCAGGTGTGACACCCTTTATGACATCTGCTCAGTCCGGCGATGTTTCGACTGTGAAGTATTTGCTTGATCGTGGTGGTGATGTAACTAAAGCAGATGGTCAAGGACGCACAGTTCTTCACCATGCGGCATGCAAAG GAAGCTGTAAGGTTACtgagtttctactttcaaaaggAGTACCTGTTGACATAGACTGTGGCCGTGGTACACCGCTCCATCAAGTTGCTACCAACGAAAAGGAtaaaacagtgaagattttgttGGAACACCATGCAGAT CCTAACACTACTGTAACCGGTTTGGGTACTGCCCTGATGGGTGCTCTTTTATACCGTTCATTGAAATGCATGAAGCTGCTGATTAAG GGTGGTGCTGATGTCAATCGAAGGAACTCCCTTCTGGCTACTCCGTTGGTGGTCGCTACAGGGCACAAAGGCTATACCAACTTTGTGCAGTTTCTGTTGAAGGCAGGAGCGGATCCAAATATTCCCGATGCT CTACGGTTGCTTCTACTGCAGCAAGTGCTCCAACATCTA TATGGTAGGTTACCAGTAGAGCATGCTGCGAGACGTGACTGCAGGGAAGAAGTTGAAATGCTGTTTCCTTTGACTTTCCCAATTCCAACTATCCCAAACTGGAGTGTAGATGGAATCATCTTGCATGCAAAATTTGAAAGTGCAAAGCCGCTG GACCAAAGCCACCTTGAACGAACAAAAGCTATAATGAAGTCACAGGCAGATCATGCATTCAGGCTGAAGGACTATAAGTTGGCATCAAAAGCATATGGTGTG GCAATAAATGCAGCGCCGAGTGCAACATTGTACGCGAACAGGAGTCTTTGTAAACTGCTGTTGGATGATGGTGAAGGTGCTCTGTCAGATGCTCTCAGATGCAGAATGCTGCGACCTAACTGGGCAAAAGCTTGCTACCGTCAGGCTGCAGCTCACATGCTACTAAAa GAGTATAAACAAGCTTGTGATGCTCTCCTGGACGCTCAAAAATTAGATCCTGGAAACACAGAGGTTGAGAGAGAGCTACG GAAGGCCAGGGAATTAATGAAAGCTCCTGGTGAAGCTGACAAGTGA
- the LOC123054830 gene encoding ankyrin repeat and protein kinase domain-containing protein 1 isoform X5, with protein sequence MAPPAPFLYARNSGDGTSQDAALRAAFEGDLQRLRGTVKSLVDPRVVFSFEMGGLGVLHLAACSGHLEACKYLVEELGGDVNAPAPGVGDFAGVTPFMTSAQSGDVSTVKYLLDRGGDVTKADGQGRTVLHHAACKGSCKVTEFLLSKGVPVDIDCGRGTPLHQVATNEKDKTVKILLEHHADPNTTVTGLGTALMGALLYRSLKCMKLLIKGGADVNRRNSLLATPLVVATGHKGYTNFVQFLLKAGADPNIPDALRLLLLQQVLQHLYGRLPVEHAARRDCREEVEMLFPLTFPIPTIPNWSVDGIILHAKFESAKPLDQSHLERTKAIMKSQADHAFRLKDYKLASKAYGVEYKQACDALLDAQKLDPGNTEVERELRKARELMKAPGEADK encoded by the exons ATGGCTCCGCCGGCGCCATTCCTCTACGCCCGCAACTCCGGCGACGGCACTA GCCAGGACGCGGCCCTGCGGGCGGCCTTCGAGGGCGACCTCCAGCGTCTCAGAG GTACTGTAAAGAGTCTTGTCGACCCAAGGGTGGTCTTCTCTTTCGAAATGGGTGGCCTTGGGGTGCTGCACCTCGCAGCCTGCAGTGGGCATCTTGAAGCTTGCAAGTACTTGGTGGAGGAACTGGGGGGAGATGTGAATGCTCCTGCTCCTGGAGTTGGAG ACTTTGCAGGTGTGACACCCTTTATGACATCTGCTCAGTCCGGCGATGTTTCGACTGTGAAGTATTTGCTTGATCGTGGTGGTGATGTAACTAAAGCAGATGGTCAAGGACGCACAGTTCTTCACCATGCGGCATGCAAAG GAAGCTGTAAGGTTACtgagtttctactttcaaaaggAGTACCTGTTGACATAGACTGTGGCCGTGGTACACCGCTCCATCAAGTTGCTACCAACGAAAAGGAtaaaacagtgaagattttgttGGAACACCATGCAGAT CCTAACACTACTGTAACCGGTTTGGGTACTGCCCTGATGGGTGCTCTTTTATACCGTTCATTGAAATGCATGAAGCTGCTGATTAAG GGTGGTGCTGATGTCAATCGAAGGAACTCCCTTCTGGCTACTCCGTTGGTGGTCGCTACAGGGCACAAAGGCTATACCAACTTTGTGCAGTTTCTGTTGAAGGCAGGAGCGGATCCAAATATTCCCGATGCT CTACGGTTGCTTCTACTGCAGCAAGTGCTCCAACATCTA TATGGTAGGTTACCAGTAGAGCATGCTGCGAGACGTGACTGCAGGGAAGAAGTTGAAATGCTGTTTCCTTTGACTTTCCCAATTCCAACTATCCCAAACTGGAGTGTAGATGGAATCATCTTGCATGCAAAATTTGAAAGTGCAAAGCCGCTG GACCAAAGCCACCTTGAACGAACAAAAGCTATAATGAAGTCACAGGCAGATCATGCATTCAGGCTGAAGGACTATAAGTTGGCATCAAAAGCATATGGTGTG GAGTATAAACAAGCTTGTGATGCTCTCCTGGACGCTCAAAAATTAGATCCTGGAAACACAGAGGTTGAGAGAGAGCTACG GAAGGCCAGGGAATTAATGAAAGCTCCTGGTGAAGCTGACAAGTGA
- the LOC123054830 gene encoding ankyrin repeat and protein kinase domain-containing protein 1 isoform X2, with protein sequence MAPPAPFLYARNSGDGTSQDAALRAAFEGDLQRLRGTVKSLVDPRVVFSFEMGGLGVLHLAACSGHLEACKYLVEELGGDVNAPAPGVGDFAGVTPFMTSAQSGDVSTVKYLLDRGGDVTKADGQGRTVLHHAACKGSCKVTEFLLSKGVPVDIDCGRGTPLHQVATNEKDKTVKILLEHHADPNTTVTGLGTALMGALLYRSLKCMKLLIKGGADVNRRNSLLATPLVVATGHKGYTNFVQFLLKAGADPNIPDAYGRLPVEHAARRDCREEVEMLFPLTFPIPTIPNWSVDGIILHAKFESAKPLDQSHLERTKAIMKSQADHAFRLKDYKLASKAYGVAINAAPSATLYANRSLCKLLLDDGEGALSDALRCRMLRPNWAKACYRQAAAHMLLKEYKQACDALLDAQKLDPGNTEVERELRKARELMKAPGEADK encoded by the exons ATGGCTCCGCCGGCGCCATTCCTCTACGCCCGCAACTCCGGCGACGGCACTA GCCAGGACGCGGCCCTGCGGGCGGCCTTCGAGGGCGACCTCCAGCGTCTCAGAG GTACTGTAAAGAGTCTTGTCGACCCAAGGGTGGTCTTCTCTTTCGAAATGGGTGGCCTTGGGGTGCTGCACCTCGCAGCCTGCAGTGGGCATCTTGAAGCTTGCAAGTACTTGGTGGAGGAACTGGGGGGAGATGTGAATGCTCCTGCTCCTGGAGTTGGAG ACTTTGCAGGTGTGACACCCTTTATGACATCTGCTCAGTCCGGCGATGTTTCGACTGTGAAGTATTTGCTTGATCGTGGTGGTGATGTAACTAAAGCAGATGGTCAAGGACGCACAGTTCTTCACCATGCGGCATGCAAAG GAAGCTGTAAGGTTACtgagtttctactttcaaaaggAGTACCTGTTGACATAGACTGTGGCCGTGGTACACCGCTCCATCAAGTTGCTACCAACGAAAAGGAtaaaacagtgaagattttgttGGAACACCATGCAGAT CCTAACACTACTGTAACCGGTTTGGGTACTGCCCTGATGGGTGCTCTTTTATACCGTTCATTGAAATGCATGAAGCTGCTGATTAAG GGTGGTGCTGATGTCAATCGAAGGAACTCCCTTCTGGCTACTCCGTTGGTGGTCGCTACAGGGCACAAAGGCTATACCAACTTTGTGCAGTTTCTGTTGAAGGCAGGAGCGGATCCAAATATTCCCGATGCT TATGGTAGGTTACCAGTAGAGCATGCTGCGAGACGTGACTGCAGGGAAGAAGTTGAAATGCTGTTTCCTTTGACTTTCCCAATTCCAACTATCCCAAACTGGAGTGTAGATGGAATCATCTTGCATGCAAAATTTGAAAGTGCAAAGCCGCTG GACCAAAGCCACCTTGAACGAACAAAAGCTATAATGAAGTCACAGGCAGATCATGCATTCAGGCTGAAGGACTATAAGTTGGCATCAAAAGCATATGGTGTG GCAATAAATGCAGCGCCGAGTGCAACATTGTACGCGAACAGGAGTCTTTGTAAACTGCTGTTGGATGATGGTGAAGGTGCTCTGTCAGATGCTCTCAGATGCAGAATGCTGCGACCTAACTGGGCAAAAGCTTGCTACCGTCAGGCTGCAGCTCACATGCTACTAAAa GAGTATAAACAAGCTTGTGATGCTCTCCTGGACGCTCAAAAATTAGATCCTGGAAACACAGAGGTTGAGAGAGAGCTACG GAAGGCCAGGGAATTAATGAAAGCTCCTGGTGAAGCTGACAAGTGA
- the LOC123054830 gene encoding ankyrin repeat and SOCS box protein 2 isoform X4, producing MAPPAPFLYARNSGDGTSQDAALRAAFEGDLQRLRGTVKSLVDPRVVFSFEMGGLGVLHLAACSGHLEACKYLVEELGGDVNAPAPGVGDFAGVTPFMTSAQSGDVSTVKYLLDRGGDVTKADGQGRTVLHHAACKGSCKVTEFLLSKGVPVDIDCGRGTPLHQVATNEKDKTVKILLEHHADGGADVNRRNSLLATPLVVATGHKGYTNFVQFLLKAGADPNIPDAYGRLPVEHAARRDCREEVEMLFPLTFPIPTIPNWSVDGIILHAKFESAKPLDQSHLERTKAIMKSQADHAFRLKDYKLASKAYGVAINAAPSATLYANRSLCKLLLDDGEGALSDALRCRMLRPNWAKACYRQAAAHMLLKEYKQACDALLDAQKLDPGNTEVERELRKARELMKAPGEADK from the exons ATGGCTCCGCCGGCGCCATTCCTCTACGCCCGCAACTCCGGCGACGGCACTA GCCAGGACGCGGCCCTGCGGGCGGCCTTCGAGGGCGACCTCCAGCGTCTCAGAG GTACTGTAAAGAGTCTTGTCGACCCAAGGGTGGTCTTCTCTTTCGAAATGGGTGGCCTTGGGGTGCTGCACCTCGCAGCCTGCAGTGGGCATCTTGAAGCTTGCAAGTACTTGGTGGAGGAACTGGGGGGAGATGTGAATGCTCCTGCTCCTGGAGTTGGAG ACTTTGCAGGTGTGACACCCTTTATGACATCTGCTCAGTCCGGCGATGTTTCGACTGTGAAGTATTTGCTTGATCGTGGTGGTGATGTAACTAAAGCAGATGGTCAAGGACGCACAGTTCTTCACCATGCGGCATGCAAAG GAAGCTGTAAGGTTACtgagtttctactttcaaaaggAGTACCTGTTGACATAGACTGTGGCCGTGGTACACCGCTCCATCAAGTTGCTACCAACGAAAAGGAtaaaacagtgaagattttgttGGAACACCATGCAGAT GGTGGTGCTGATGTCAATCGAAGGAACTCCCTTCTGGCTACTCCGTTGGTGGTCGCTACAGGGCACAAAGGCTATACCAACTTTGTGCAGTTTCTGTTGAAGGCAGGAGCGGATCCAAATATTCCCGATGCT TATGGTAGGTTACCAGTAGAGCATGCTGCGAGACGTGACTGCAGGGAAGAAGTTGAAATGCTGTTTCCTTTGACTTTCCCAATTCCAACTATCCCAAACTGGAGTGTAGATGGAATCATCTTGCATGCAAAATTTGAAAGTGCAAAGCCGCTG GACCAAAGCCACCTTGAACGAACAAAAGCTATAATGAAGTCACAGGCAGATCATGCATTCAGGCTGAAGGACTATAAGTTGGCATCAAAAGCATATGGTGTG GCAATAAATGCAGCGCCGAGTGCAACATTGTACGCGAACAGGAGTCTTTGTAAACTGCTGTTGGATGATGGTGAAGGTGCTCTGTCAGATGCTCTCAGATGCAGAATGCTGCGACCTAACTGGGCAAAAGCTTGCTACCGTCAGGCTGCAGCTCACATGCTACTAAAa GAGTATAAACAAGCTTGTGATGCTCTCCTGGACGCTCAAAAATTAGATCCTGGAAACACAGAGGTTGAGAGAGAGCTACG GAAGGCCAGGGAATTAATGAAAGCTCCTGGTGAAGCTGACAAGTGA